The nucleotide window TGAAAATGTAGATATAGAAAGCAATAATCTTATAAATGATTTAGCCATTTATATAGACAATGGAATTGTTAAACTGAACAATATTTTACAAAAAACGCTTCTTAAATTATATTCTGGTAATGTGTATGCAACTACAAAAAACACAGATACTAAAATAATATCTAACCTTGGTAAGATAAATGTTGATGATGAATTGTATGAGAAATTATATGAAAATCAACCTACAATTAGTAATCGTAAACTAGAGATAATTACCATAAAAGGGAATATTTTTATTGCAAAAGAGGATTACTAAAAACTTGATAGAGGTAATTTTAAAAATTATCTTAATTTAGTAGAAATCAATTTTACGTATGCAAACTTTAGATTATATCATCATCGCTTTAAAAGTAATTGTTTCATTAAGTATTTTAAATGTTTGGCTAATTCAGCCTAAAAAGAACACAAAATGGAGAGGTGGAGATGCAACAACAATTATAGAGGAATTTAACTGTTATGGCTTATCAAAAACAATATGCTATATCATAGGTTTTCTAAAAGTTAGTTTGGCAATTTTATTATTGGTTTCAATAAAATTTGAGGAATTAACCATAGTTTCAAGTTTAGGGCTAGCAACTTTATTATTAGGGTCAATTTTAATGCATCTTAAAATAAAAGACCCTTTATTTAAGTCTTTCCCAGCATTTCTATTTGTAGTTATGAATTTAATTATTGCCTACTTCTCTTACTAGAAAAATTTATAAAAAGTTTTTAAAGCGATAAATAAGTTGATCGCTGCAAACGTAAAAGCAGGTGAAGATTTTATAAAATTATCTTTAATTTTTAAACGAACTATAAAGCCAGCAAGCATTAACAAGAACAATCCAGAAGAAGCCAACAATAACAATAACGGATTGTAATAATAACCAACTAACAGACCAATAGCACCCAGTATTTGTAAAACACCAATTAGTTTTCTAAAATTAGGTAGTTTATATCTAATAAACTCTGCAATTATAAATGCTGATGTAAAACAAGTAATACCAAAGTAAAAAAAGCAAAGACTAGAAAAGAAAACGAGTATTAAAAGTAGATTCAAAAGAAAGTTTTTTTAAAGATAAATTAAAATCATCTTAGATTTATAAATTTATGAAAAAGTTTAAAAAAGCTGAGTTATAGGTAGAAAATTTAATCTTTAATTTTTTCATAATAATATCACTATTTTTGTGACTTTAAAATTAAAAAAATGTCTAAAAAAGCGCTGGCTATTCTTACTATTCTAATTGCAATTGTATTAGATCAAGTTATTAAAATCTATGTAAAAACTCATTTTATATTAGGTGAAGAGGTTTTAGTATTCGATTGGTTTAGAATACACTTTGTAGAGAACAATGGTATGGCTATGGGTTTTGAGTTTGGAGGAAAAACAGGTAAACTTTTTCTAACTTTATTTAGAATTGTAGCTGTTGGTTTAATTATTTATTGGTTAAGTAACAATATTAAAAGAAAGGTACATAATGCAGTAATAATAGGTATTTCTTTAATATTTTCAGGTGCTGTTGGTAATATTATAGATTCTGTTTTTTATGGTGTTATTTTCGATCATCCAAAACATAGTGTAGCTACTTTATTCCCAGAAACTACAGATGGTGAGTTCTTTTATGGTAAAGTTGTAGATATGTTTTACTTTCCTATTTGGGAAGGTATTTTACCAGATTGGATTCCTTTTGTTGGTGGAGAAATGTATACGTTTTTTCAATACATTTTTAATCCTGCAGATTCTTACATAACTATTGGTGTAGCATTATTATTTATTTTTAGCAAGCAAGCATTTCCTAAAGAAGAGAAAAAAGAAACCAAGACTGTAGATGCCTAAAATAGCGCTTTAATTTTCTTGTTGATTAGGTGTAAATAAAAGACCAAATGTGTCTGTTTAATTCTACATAAAAGTTATTTTTGTGTATGAACACTTCTTTAGAGCTTCAAATTAAAACACTGCCTTCTTCTCCAGGAGTTTATCAATATTTTGATAAAGAAGAAAAACTGATTTATGTTGGTAAAGCCAAAAATTTAAAGAAACGAGTATCTTCTTATTTTACAAAAACACATGATAGTGGAAAAACTAGAGTTTTAGTAAAAAACATTAACACAGTAAAACACATTGTTGTTAATACAGAAACAGACGCACTTTTATTAGAAAATAACCTTATAAAAAAATACAAACCTAAGTACAATGTACTTTTAAAGGATGATAAAACCTATCCTTGGATTTGTATCAAAAAAGAACGTTTTCCAAGAGTTTTTATGACAAGAAGAGTTATTAAAGATGGCTCTGAATATTTTGGGCCTTATACTTCTGTTAGAACCATTAAAGCACTTTTAGAGCTCATAAAAGAATTATATACACTTAGAACTTGTAAGTACGATTTAAGTAGAGAAAAAATAAATACAGGTAAATATAAAGTCTGTTTAGAATATCATTTAGGAAATTGTTTAGGACCTTGTGAAGCTTTAGAAACTGAACAGCATTACAATAATTCCATAAAAGAAATTCGAAACATTATTAAAGGTAATTTTAAAGAAAGCCTGGAAAGACTTAATGCTTTAATGATGGGTTTTGCAGAAAAAATGGAGTTTGAAAAAGCGCAGAGAATTAAAGAAAAGTTAGACAGACTAAGCAACTATCAAGCAAAAAGCACTATTGTAAATCCTTCTATTAATAATGTAGATGTATTTTCTATTATATCAGATAAAACCCATGGCTATGCCAATTTTATAAAGATTTCTAATGGATCTATTATACAATCTCATACCACAGAAATAAAGAAAAAATTAGAAGAGTCAGACAAAGAATTACTAGAACTTTTCATTTTCGAAATCAGACAAAGATACAATTCAACTTCACCAGAAATTTATGTTCCTTTTCAAGTAAATATTGGTGAAGATGTTAAGGTTACTATACCAAAAGTAGGTGATAAAAAGAGAATTGTAGAACTGTCTGAAAGAAATGCCAAATACTATAAGTTAGAGCAGTTAAAACAGATTAAAATTGTAGATCCTGATAGGCATGTGAAAAGAATTATGGCTCAAATGAAGGCAGATTTGCGTTTAAAAGAAGAGCCAAGACATATTGAGTGTTTTGATAATTCTAATATACAAGGTACAAATCCTGTTGCTGCATGTGTGGTTTTTAGAGATGGAAAACCAAGTAAAAAAGAATACAGACATTACAATATAAAAACCGTTGTTGGGCCAGATGATTTTGCTTCTATGGAAGAGGTTGTTTTTAGAAGATATAAACGATTGCTTACTGAAGGCGAATCTTTACCACAACTAATTATTGTTGATGGTGGAAAAGGACAATTATCGTCAGCCGTAAAAAGTTTAGAAATTTTAGGTTTACGTGGTAAAATTGCAATTATTGGTATTGCCAAACGTTTAGAAGAAATCTATTATCCAGATGACCCGATACCTTTATATCTAGATAAAAAATCTGAAACCTTAAAGATTACTCAGTTTTTAAGAAATGAGGCTCATAGATTTGGTATTACATTTCATAGAAATAAAAGAAGTAAAAGTGCCATTCAAAGTGAGTTAGAACAAATACCAGATGTTGGCAAACAAACTATTACAACTTTATTACGTAAATTTAAATCCGCAAAACGAGTAAAAGAAGCTAATATAGAAGAGCTAAAAGCGGTTATTGGTAATGCAAGAGCATTAAAAGTCTATAATTTTTACCATTCAAAAAAAGACAATGAAAAATAAACTT belongs to Polaribacter dokdonensis and includes:
- a CDS encoding DoxX family protein, producing MQTLDYIIIALKVIVSLSILNVWLIQPKKNTKWRGGDATTIIEEFNCYGLSKTICYIIGFLKVSLAILLLVSIKFEELTIVSSLGLATLLLGSILMHLKIKDPLFKSFPAFLFVVMNLIIAYFSY
- a CDS encoding DoxX family protein, with protein sequence MNLLLILVFFSSLCFFYFGITCFTSAFIIAEFIRYKLPNFRKLIGVLQILGAIGLLVGYYYNPLLLLLASSGLFLLMLAGFIVRLKIKDNFIKSSPAFTFAAINLFIALKTFYKFF
- a CDS encoding lipoprotein signal peptidase; the encoded protein is MSKKALAILTILIAIVLDQVIKIYVKTHFILGEEVLVFDWFRIHFVENNGMAMGFEFGGKTGKLFLTLFRIVAVGLIIYWLSNNIKRKVHNAVIIGISLIFSGAVGNIIDSVFYGVIFDHPKHSVATLFPETTDGEFFYGKVVDMFYFPIWEGILPDWIPFVGGEMYTFFQYIFNPADSYITIGVALLFIFSKQAFPKEEKKETKTVDA
- the uvrC gene encoding excinuclease ABC subunit UvrC produces the protein MNTSLELQIKTLPSSPGVYQYFDKEEKLIYVGKAKNLKKRVSSYFTKTHDSGKTRVLVKNINTVKHIVVNTETDALLLENNLIKKYKPKYNVLLKDDKTYPWICIKKERFPRVFMTRRVIKDGSEYFGPYTSVRTIKALLELIKELYTLRTCKYDLSREKINTGKYKVCLEYHLGNCLGPCEALETEQHYNNSIKEIRNIIKGNFKESLERLNALMMGFAEKMEFEKAQRIKEKLDRLSNYQAKSTIVNPSINNVDVFSIISDKTHGYANFIKISNGSIIQSHTTEIKKKLEESDKELLELFIFEIRQRYNSTSPEIYVPFQVNIGEDVKVTIPKVGDKKRIVELSERNAKYYKLEQLKQIKIVDPDRHVKRIMAQMKADLRLKEEPRHIECFDNSNIQGTNPVAACVVFRDGKPSKKEYRHYNIKTVVGPDDFASMEEVVFRRYKRLLTEGESLPQLIIVDGGKGQLSSAVKSLEILGLRGKIAIIGIAKRLEEIYYPDDPIPLYLDKKSETLKITQFLRNEAHRFGITFHRNKRSKSAIQSELEQIPDVGKQTITTLLRKFKSAKRVKEANIEELKAVIGNARALKVYNFYHSKKDNEK